Genomic DNA from Canis aureus isolate CA01 chromosome 32, VMU_Caureus_v.1.0, whole genome shotgun sequence:
CATCTATGGGCACCGGTTTCTTGCTTAAGGGAAGACCTGGAGGAGCAAGAcggggaaaagaaaatgaaggaagaatcCTGTTTGCCCCCACAGAAAGTACATTCCTTTGGGGATATAGGGGATATTGTGGAAGTTTAAAGATTTATCTAACCTGGTACTTGAATAAAAACTAAGACTCCGCCCCCCCAAAAttaattgtaaataatattttgcttAAGATTTACAGCTATAACCTGTACATACATGtgataaaagataaattatgtGAATAAAAACTTAACCCTCAATCCAAATGAGCACCATGACTACAAAACACCCTACAAAATGACTTATTAGTAAAATCTAAACTAGAATTCACCAATGCATCAGAGCAtggcatttttaatttctccttctgatcATATTCTATGTTTATACCATATCTCAAACAAATCAGgtcaaatattatgaaaatgcaaAGGTTACTAATACCTATAATCGATTTGCTTTTAGattattgaaatgtttttaaaattccaaatataataataaagcaatTCAAATGGAGGAGAAGCTGttactatttcaaaaataatttaaaaattgggacacctgggtggctcagcagttaagtgtctgcctttggctccaggcgtgatcctggagtcctgggatcaagtcccgcatcaggctccctgcatggagcctgcttctccctctacctgtgtctctgcctctctccttctatgtctcatgaataaataaataaaatctttacaaaaaaattttttaattgattttacttttccatttgttaaaaaaatgacgactcaaatatgaaaacataatttattttctcattcaggcttttgtagtttattttacaaaatagcaGACAAAATTTGGTTCTTTATATTAATACAGAATATGTAATACATAtcgaaatatatatatatagcacttaAGTTATAAATACATAGCAAAATCAGCATCACTTAAACAGCAACCATGTATTTCACATACTTAAGATTTCTCAGACGACCAACATTGTTTTCAGCTTGAATATGTATATAGTCTTTGATGCTTTATGTTAACTAGTATTTACAAAAACTAGTCTAAAAACTACCATCACCTACAAAAGTGATGAGCTTTAGGATATAATTTTGCTCTCATGCCATAATAAAGACTTAAAATTATAGAAAGCCAGAGGGAAATAATCATTTCAGTGCAATTGCAGTAGGTGGAACTACTAAACTGTGATTTAAAGGATGTATGCTTTTGAATCTTCAGTTGTTGTTTTCGTTATGATCCAAACAGCTCTCAATCCAGGTTAGATTATCACCCTTGATCATCTAACTGTGATAGAGGGAAGTTGCATAGGGactttcttcatctctgaaaaaaagaaattcagcataaatcagtgtttaaaaatgatattcagaaaactaatacatataCTTATATGTAACTTAATATCCACTTGCCAAAGAAGGGTTAagagtttattatttataatattttgcaGGTCTGGGAAGTTGTATGAAATGCAAATACTCATACTCATACTCAAATACTCATTTGGGTATaccatattatattatattaaatgtagATTATATTATCTACATTTCATTGGCATCTCAGTTATTGGAATAAGGAAGggtacttgtaaaaaaaaaaagaatggtacttgttatatatttatatttttctattacatttttaaaaaacattaaattataaaattattatattcatatttgtttatatttgtttacaTTCCACCTTTTTCTCAAAAGGACTTGATGTGCTAACAACCAAGGGCATACATATAATAAGATGAAttagatagaaataaaaaaatcaggattaagggaaggagaaggatACAAATTTATTAACCATAAGAAATACTGTAGTAGTTGAACTCAAAGCCAGTTTTACTTGTAAGCTTCCTGACACCCAtggcaaaaaaggaaatacaacagCTTGTGCCATTCTTGgaatcataaaggaaaaagaaaaccaattctGTAGAAAACTAGTTGCCCTAGTATCaaattaaagaacaaagaaaaaagttcaCATGAAAAACACCCAGTAACAAATAATGGACAATGTCTTTGACAAATTGCATTAGGATCATGTTCCCTCGGGCACTGCTTCCTTTGAAGGGGTAAACTAGATGTTTCGTTTGGCTGCTATCCAGAATTGCTGGCTGGACAGTTATGCTactaaagcaaagaagcaaacttTTTATAATAAGTAACAGAGACAAAAACAAGTACATTGCAACAGATAAAGCCCTAAGCAGAATGTAGTAGCTCTTTTTAGACTTCATATGTTGAAAATGACTTTCCAGagttaaagtttttaaagaaaaagaaagagaagagcaaagaagagaaaacaaaacaaaacgtagCTAAGCAAGGACATTGTAATTTATTCAGCCTCTGACATTTTACCAGCGTATTTTTACCTGCTCTCTTCTTTTAGTTTCTTGGCTGCCTGTGTTGACAACTTAATCTGCAAGTCTAGTCTCTGCAGGAAATCTCTAGCTGATACTTCTTCAGGCTGTACTGGCTGAACGTCGGATTCTTGAGGACTAGGAGGAGAGAGGTCTTCCCCAGCTGCTGTCGGCTCTTCTTCATGAGAAAAACTGCTACCAACAGTTTCACTTTCTGGAGAATCTATTGAGTTAAGCCCATTAAACGACAAAGGCTTCTCTGATATAACTGGGATGTTCAaagtttttttcagaaatatacaATCACTGGTAAACAGTTTATTTGCCCTTTTAATCTGCTCcatctaaaatagaaaaaaacagttatatgtaaataaatccaTTAATAGGGTTTATTacacaaataaaactaaaaatatccaGGCTCAGAATATGTGCAATGCGTTCTCTGGATTCCAGATTTCTAATTTGGGGTTAGTCACTGAAAAGTCTAATTTCCCCCACTAAAATACTTCCCTTACGACAGCTTTTACCAAGCAGCCTTAGATTCCTGAAGTtgaaaaatgtagaatttttagCACTTATCTAAAAAATTCCATTCTTGTTTAAACATTTCtatcatttgattaaaaaaaaaaaaacagtactgtTATTTTACTTACAGAGTACTTCCGCTGTCTCTGGAATTATGTTTGGTAAATAAAATGGATACAGGAGCTGGTACAGAGATAAACACAACATTGCACATTGCACATGCAAGAATGGTGTAGACTGGGGCTCCAGGCATTAAGAAAGGCCTCACCGAGAAGGTGGGGTTccaattttgattcttttgacTTTAGATGGGCCCTGAAGAACGGGTCCAAGCAGTACAggtaaggaaaagaagaggggagTACATTACCTACAGTATATCTCATATTGTTGTgtctccacccacccacccatggagtagcattttttttatttttatttttattttattttttatttttttggagtagGCATTTGAAGATCCActttacagggatgcctgggtggctcaggggttgagcatctgcctttggctcaggtagtgatcccgaggtcctagaattgaggcccacattgggttactctcagggagcctgcttccccttctgcctatgtgtctgcctctctctctgtgtctctcatgaataagtaaataaaatcttttttaaaattccattttacaaataaaagaaacaaaactcagaCAGACTGTGGACCATCGAACCATCATCATAAGACTAAGAAGTgagaatttaatataatttctatatCCTCAAACTCTTTCCTAGCCGGTGGCTGCCTCCCACAGAGCCAGAGatggggatgggaggtggggctgGAAAGGGAGGATGGAATCACACACGTGGTCTCATTTAACCTTCCCACAGGCTTGGGAATCTGgatttcaaatcccagctctgccaacaCCAACCATCTCCACATGAGCTTGCTGCTTCTTTCCCTCAGCCTATGTCCTTGTGTGTAAAACAGGTGTCACCTACCTGTCACAAGGTTGTCGGAGAGATTAAATGAGAGATCATACACATACTTGCATAGAAGAGACTGacagacacatggacagacagGATACaggtgagagaaagaaaatatttagcagAGCACCTGGCAGATGATATTACGCTGTTTtccaatgaagaaataaaggcacACAACAGATGACTGATTGGACCAAGGGCCTATGGCTCTTTAAATGTGTGAGCTGGAGGGACACCCGGatcactcagtcagttaagcatctgctttgggttcaggtcatgatcccgggatccagccccactttgggctccctgctcagcaggaggtctgcttctttctctccttgtgccccccaccctgctgctGCCATATTCTTgcttgattaaataaataaaaaaaaaatctttaaaataataaatgtgtgagGTGGGATTTCTGTCCAACTCTGAAGTCCATACAACACCAGGATAAAAGCGCATGACTAATGGGACCAAGTTATGGGATCCTTTAATGCCAAGTTGATTGTGAgtgaaaaaattagattttttttaagcgcCAGAAACAAACTATAGTTGATTACTAAATGAACCCTGtatctcctgatttttttttaatttttatttatttatgatagtcacagagagagagaggcagagggagaagcaggctccatgcaccgggagcccgacatgggattcgatccagggtctccaggatcgcgccctggccaaaggcaggcgccaaactgctgcgccacccagggatccctgatttcttattttaagcTGAATCTACGCAAATGGCAcacttaaagcttttttttttcttttaaagatattacaTTAACCTATCTCTTGGGTAGGGTGGGTAGGGTGGGGTGGTCTTTTGTATTCTAGTATCTGGCTAAAGAAGAAAAGGGTGAGAGAGAGGCATGGATAGGCAGGTGCATttagaagacaaaattaaaatctgtAAATCCTAGGTATCTCTGGTCTTCGATTTGAGAGATTTAAATAACTTGGATACCTTATCCATAGCAGGTTCAGGTATATTCTACTCTGTCTTTAATACCCCTTGTTTTTTGCCAGCTAGCATCCACATCCTCCATCTTAGTCTGTGGGCTTCCAAAGGCACTGGcaaccccctccacacacactccAGGGTGAGCTTATGACTCATTCTTGCCCTTTGGAGTGCCACAGTGTCCTGGCTTTCATGATAGGTCACAGTCCCAACATGGAACAATTCAAAGATGCAAGGAGACTTTTTCTGGGTCTGGGAGGGGAAAGGTCCTTATTTTTTCCACTGGAAAGAGCATCCATCCCTCCACTTCATGGAACCTGACAACAAGGCCATCTTGGAGGAGAGCAATCAGTCCTCTGAATCAAAGCCTGAAGCCAGAATACCCTAGGGTCTTTCAGTTCCATGAGCCAATAAACaccatttgtgtttgttttttgcttaagCCAATGTGAGTTAGGTTTTCTGCCGCTTGTGAATCAGAGAGCCTTCGTGATACAGCACTCTCTGAAGTGCTTATTGGCAGGGGCCTATTCTTTCCCAGAATAACGATGGAGGACAGAAACTGACAGGAACACCAGATCTGATTGTTGAGGCAGGGCTGAGAACATCATGCATATACTGTGAGTGCCTTCAGGGCAGCACTTTTATTTCTGTAGCTTCCCTGGGGCTAAAAAGATCTTGGACACCCCTAAGTGCTTAAGATagaaggatggatagatggatggatgaattaaTTAAAACAGGTCAGAGAAATAGGCATAAAAGATGAACCCACGGAAGTAACCAGAAAGGGACAATAAGTCATCTGTTGTGTTACTCTCCCTCTCAAcacacccccaccaccccacccatCCCCAAGTCTTCTTGAGCCCGTTTCTGAATCCCAAGAGGCTGACCTCTTAAGAGCTGCATTATCTAAGCCCCCTTGTCCTTGGAATTCTGGTGGGTGTTCCAAAGGAAGTTATCAGCAGAAAGATACAGCACCATGCAGGAGTCCAGTGGCTGCATTCCCTTATGGCAGAGTTCCTGCCAGGTATATGGTCACTCGTCCAAGGCTCCAGCCCTCCTCTTGGCAGGGACACCACTTCTTCCCCTTACCCTTCAAGCCTAGGGGTAATGTCTCCCAGCTACTGCTAGTCTCAGATCCTTCACCATCCCTTGTTTCCATCAACCCTGCTCACACTTCTATAAATGTTCCTTAGCTAAATTCTCTTTGGCCAcacaccaccaccccctgccGAGCACACTGTTTCCAGCCAGAACCCTGACCCATACATCTATCATTAAAACAAGACAGGCCATCACAGCCAGGAAAAGGGCCATTGATGGAGCATAAGACAAGGTGACTGAGTCAACAGCTGGGTGTAGTCAAGGAGCACAGGGAATGAAGGGCAGGGCTCCCTTGGTTCCTGTGCATCATCCCATGAATTCACTCATCGATGTGCATCTTTAGCCTACGAGTTTCCTCAAGCCAGATACTGTGCCATCTCCCTGTCAGTGTCAGCAGCAACTATGTAAGATGTACATTCACCCTATGGTCTAGACAGGACATAAGGGATATCCAGATACAGTTAGCATCAAGGTGGGGACCAATCTAAGGACTGGCAGTTTTGAGCCTGAAGATGAAAATAGGTAAATGAACTTAGTACAAGGTAGTAGTTAGAAACATGGGCTTCAGAGCCATActttctgggttcaaatcccagctctgccactttctaatcattccctcttctgttttctgtaaaGTAAGGATACACACAATAGGATCATTATGAGGATTATGCAAATTAACTCGTGTAAAGTATTCAGAACAATACACAGCCCCCGAAAGTCCTCAAAAATGATAATAGctactatattattattaaattggGTTAAAAGTGAGAAAGTAACAAGTAAGGGCAGGTCCTAATACGTATTCAGCAAATGAGAAGGAGAGAGGTAGGAATTtctcacaataaaaaatatttctcctacAAAgtaagaatacataaaaatatttttcataagacCAAGCCCAGATAAATAACATTATATGTTGTTGCCCCGAGGTGTGTaagctttatgtttttttttccccccacaaaggTGATAAATTTGATCTTAACTTGTTCTCCTTTACAAGTAGTGACTTAAACCAACTGAACAGGCTGCAAACTCAGGATTTGTAGAAAAGTTAAGGAATAAACCAGCCATGCAAaaagccaggaaaagaaaaaaaaagcattccagtGAGACAGAAAGAGCAGCTGCAAGACcccagccaggaaaaaaaaaaaaaaaaaacaaaacagtgtggCTGAAGTGTAGGGAGTAATGAGCAAAACTCCAGGCCACATACGGCCTTGAATACCAAGGTAAAAAattggattttattctatttatttttaaagaagttatttatttatttatttatttatttatttgaacgacagagagagggggcaggcaggggatggggcagagaaaagagaatcccaagcaaactccccactgaatttagagcctgatacagggctcaatcccagggccccaagactatgacttgaactgaaatcaagagttagactaaccgaccaagccacccacatgtcccaaaacttgaattttattttaactgtgatgagaagccactggagggtGAAGAAAAGGAGTGACACAATCTGATTACAGCTAAAGATCATTCCGGCAGCTTTGTGGAAAatgaattggaaagaaaaaggcaTTAATGGAAACAGGAAGCCTAGTCAGGGGGAAAACCTCACCAGCACAGACAAGAGACTAGAGATAATCTCAAACAGTGAAATGATGTTTTAGGAAGGTTATATACTTTTATCTGAACATAGATGGATCTAATGTTCTGGGAATGTCACCTCACATTAAGCTGAGTCATTAAGCTGATCCAACCCAAGGAAGCGCTGGAAAATTCTATGACTTTCCCACCTGCCCTCTGTTCAACATTTCCCAAtacccaaattttattttattagttatttatttagcCAAGGACAGAAGTAGCTCAGATGCTATCCTATGAAAGTTTGAAATTCCTCTGAACTTTTGTCTCCTAGGTTCAGAAATAGAAACCTGGGGTTGAAAGATCctgttaaaagttaaaatttttcagatcaactaggtggctcagtcagttaagcatcctactcttgatttcagctcagatcatgatctcagggttgtgagatcaagccccatgtagggctctgtgctgggcgtggagattctctctctctctctctgtccctgctcccccctacctctttctctgtctctctctcaaaaaattgaaaaaaaaaattcaatacatGAAGAGGCCTCTAACAGATTTCTTCTGTGTACAAATGGGCTTCCTAGAGAAATAAAGAGGAGCCTTCATTAAATCTCATCCAGTGCACACACACTTGTCAGGAatgctacagaaaaaaatttaaacactaaAGCTCTAGAACTACTCTAACCCTGGAAGTCCACCATTACCAAGACTAAATGATTACATTAATGGTAAATGTCCCAGTGAGTTCAAATTCTGCAACTGTAATAGAAGGTCATCAAGTTTTGTTGTTAAAAACATGTAGAGAATAACTATAGTTGCCTCAAGTTTTGGATATCACAAGGATTTGATTTGTTACAGCCTTTGAAAATTGCAGTTTTCTGGCAAagtcacaatgcagacctgggttGTGTCAGGAACACACAAAGCAAAGAGCAGTAAATTAGAACTCTTAGAAGACATTATGATCCCTTTTCTCCATTCTCCTCAATATATAATCTTTCCTCTACTCTGTTGCTAGTTATCCTTCTAAAACAAGATTGGATCACACCAGGCCTTGGGTGGATGGTGGAGAAGGGATTACCTTTGGGGAAACCATGCTGCCTTCAAAACAGAGCCCAACTccatgggctttttaaaaaaattattattcaatttattcaaactaaaaaaaaaaaaattcacctacTTCTCCCACCCCTCTGTTCCTAATTTCTAATACCCAATTAATGTTGAGAATAGAAAGTGTGACCTTTTTAGAGTGACACAGAACTACTCTCTATTTCTCATAGGCAGATGAATAGGGGGTAGTTATAGCAATCATATTGCTTTCATTTCCAGTCTCTCCCAACCAGGACTGAATAGCTAATAGGGAAAAGGATTTATTACTTTTCCATACTATCTCAGAAGAACATAagagattccatttatatgaaatgcccagaaaaggaaaatctataGATTAGAAAGTATATTTGGGGTTGTCTGGGGctagagaaggagacagaagtaAGGTCAATGGCACAGGGTTCTTTTCAGAGTGATGGCACTGTTCTAAAATTcgattgtgatgatggttgcacaactctgtaaatgcCCTAAAGGTCTTTGAATTGTACACCTAGAATGGTCGAATTTGgaggtatataaattatacttcaaagaaacttttttttaaaagattttatttatttgagagagagggagagagaaagaaaggcagcatGAGCAGCCGTGGGTGGGTGgtgccagagagagaagcagactccctgctaagcagggagcccaatgcagggctcaatcccaggatcccaggatcatgacctgagccgaaggcaaacacttaaccaactgagccatccaggcacccctcaatgaaactgctctttaaaaagaatacatgaggggttgcctgggtggctcagtcagttaagcatctgactcttgatttcaagctcaggtcatgatctccaggttgtgagactgagccccagtgGGGCTCTGTGAtggttgtggagcctgcttgggattctccttctccctctgcccctctccctctgccccactccctctaaaaaaaatgaaataaaataatataataaaaaggatATATGAGGATCTATTAAACTCCAAGCTACTAAAGGCAATTTTATCATACCTCTCACTACAATTTGCACCACTTATTTATGGTTCTCTTGCCTTTGATCAACAAGGATCGGCAATATCTACCAGCAGCAGGGGCTAACATCATGAACACGAAAGATTTACAtacatttacatttctaattCGCAACGCTTGTCCCTAAAATGACAATCATTTCACCTTTTCTCAGCAAGGTAACTTCTTTTCAGGGAAGTGTTAGGAAGTGACTAGGGCTAGCAGCTTCCTGGAAGAAAGCAAGAAGATCCTGGGAATAAAACCAGACACGAAGTGATTGAGGGCGTTGGCctctggagaggagagaggacaaGTAAGCTTCCAGGaggaagcaaagaaacaaagaaaaagtttatGCAAATAATAGGTTCCCCTCACTGCCTcctgttcatttttcatttgaataCTGTTCTCTGGATATTTTTTCAGGGTTTCCAAATAAAAAGTCCACAGTGGCTGTCTAGAGCCGGTGAGTTTCCTCCAGAAGCTTGCATCCGACTGAGAGGAGCAAGGATCACCACAGACGCCGCCACCGTAGGTAAATCTAGAGCACGGGGTTAGGGAAAGGGCCTTAGTGTCTCAGTAGTGATAGGCAGAGCCTGGGAAATTCCAGCCCAAGCAAATTCAAGTCTGAGAGCTCAACTGTATTTAATAGTTTCTCAACTCAGCCCAAATAGTTTCAGTTTCCCAGACCACTTCCTCAAATGTCTCTTCAGTAGAGATGCTCAAATATAAACCTATGTTTAATTCAATgttggggggatggagtaactgggtatCGGGCACTAAGGAGGGGACTCGATGAgatgaacattgggtgttatactacatgttggcaaactgatttacataaaatattttttaaaataataattcaatgtTAAGACGTCCTGCTGGTAGAAGGTAAGAAAACCAGCACCATTCTTTCTGTAG
This window encodes:
- the LYSMD2 gene encoding lysM and putative peptidoglycan-binding domain-containing protein 2 isoform X1 produces the protein MAASSPAPSPREGGPRAPRAPGPSPPPRPRSGSEAEDAELSLSLARTKTRSYGSTASVRAPLGAGGIERHVEHRVRAGDTLQGIALKYGVTMEQIKRANKLFTSDCIFLKKTLNIPVISEKPLSFNGLNSIDSPESETVGSSFSHEEEPTAAGEDLSPPSPQESDVQPVQPEEVSARDFLQRLDLQIKLSTQAAKKLKEESRDEESPYATSLYHS
- the LYSMD2 gene encoding lysM and putative peptidoglycan-binding domain-containing protein 2 isoform X4; translated protein: MEQIKRANKLFTSDCIFLKKTLNIPVISEKPLSFNGLNSIDSPESETVGSSFSHEEEPTAAGEDLSPPSPQESDVQPVQPEEVSARDFLQRLDLQIKLSTQAAKKLKEESRDEESPYATSLYHS